A genomic segment from Rahnella aceris encodes:
- a CDS encoding DUF986 family protein: MSVTDIVLALFTLLLLAYAIYDEFIMGTRKGKTRLRVNLRRRNRLDSIIFIGLLAILLYNNIHANGTVITNYLLIGLGLIAFYLSFIRWPKMLFKEEGFYFANTFITYDRIRSMNLSEDGILVFELEQKKLLIRVNELDDLERIYKIMVNNQ; this comes from the coding sequence ATGTCTGTAACCGATATCGTCCTCGCCCTTTTCACTCTCCTGTTGCTTGCCTACGCCATCTATGACGAATTCATCATGGGTACACGCAAGGGTAAAACTCGCCTGCGGGTCAACCTGCGCCGCCGTAACAGACTCGATTCGATTATCTTTATCGGTCTTCTGGCTATTCTTCTTTATAATAATATCCATGCGAATGGCACCGTTATTACCAATTATTTACTGATCGGCCTGGGGCTGATTGCTTTTTATCTCTCTTTTATTCGCTGGCCAAAAATGCTCTTCAAAGAGGAGGGTTTTTATTTCGCCAACACTTTCATCACCTACGATCGGATCCGCAGTATGAATCTTTCTGAAGACGGTATCCTGGTATTTGAATTAGAACAGAAAAAGTTATTAATTCGCGTAAACGAACTGGATGATCTTGAAAGAATATATAAAATTATGGTTAATAATCAATAG
- the rlmA gene encoding 23S rRNA (guanine(745)-N(1))-methyltransferase: MTYQCPLCFQPLTLAGQQWCCPANHQFDNAKEGYVNLMPVQHKRSKQPGDSPEMMISRRAFLDAGHYQPLRDRLTDILDDVIAQTADTLLDIGCGEGYYTAAFAERLTQKRALKVFGLDVSKVAIRYASKRYRDVSFCVASSHRLPFAEGSLDAVIRIYAPCKAQELYRAIKPGGLVVTVAPGPRHLYQLKGLIYQDVQLHADLDEQLEGFDRISTEALAYDMMLSGEQAFDLLQMTPFAWRATEEVMANLKAQTAFECETDFLIRIHQRASA, encoded by the coding sequence ATGACTTATCAGTGCCCGCTTTGTTTCCAGCCGCTTACGCTGGCCGGTCAGCAATGGTGTTGTCCCGCCAACCATCAGTTTGATAACGCGAAAGAGGGGTATGTCAATCTGATGCCCGTACAGCACAAACGCTCAAAGCAGCCGGGTGACAGCCCGGAAATGATGATATCGCGTCGTGCTTTTCTTGATGCAGGCCATTACCAGCCTTTGCGTGACCGTCTGACAGATATTCTGGACGACGTCATCGCGCAAACGGCGGACACATTGCTGGATATTGGCTGCGGGGAAGGGTACTACACCGCCGCATTCGCTGAGAGGCTCACACAAAAACGTGCGCTGAAAGTGTTTGGGCTGGATGTCTCGAAAGTGGCCATCCGTTATGCATCCAAACGTTATCGCGATGTGTCATTTTGTGTGGCTTCCAGCCATCGCTTACCTTTTGCTGAGGGTTCACTGGATGCGGTCATTCGTATTTATGCACCCTGTAAGGCGCAGGAATTGTACCGGGCGATAAAACCGGGCGGCCTGGTGGTTACGGTGGCACCGGGACCACGTCATTTATATCAGCTGAAAGGGTTGATATACCAGGATGTACAACTGCATGCTGATCTCGATGAGCAGCTGGAAGGTTTTGACCGGATAAGTACGGAAGCGCTCGCCTATGACATGATGCTTTCCGGAGAGCAGGCGTTTGATTTATTGCAGATGACGCCATTTGCATGGCGTGCGACAGAAGAAGTGATGGCCAACTTAAAGGCTCAGACAGCCTTTGAATGCGAGACAGACTTCCTCATCAGGATACATCAGCGTGCGTCAGCGTAA
- the cspE gene encoding transcription antiterminator/RNA stability regulator CspE: MAKIKGQVKWFNESKGFGFITPADGSKDVFVHFSAIQGNGFKTLAEGQNVEFEIQDGQKGPSAVNVTAI, translated from the coding sequence ATGGCAAAGATCAAAGGTCAAGTTAAGTGGTTCAACGAGTCTAAAGGTTTCGGTTTCATTACTCCTGCTGACGGCAGCAAAGATGTGTTCGTACACTTCTCTGCAATCCAGGGTAACGGCTTCAAAACTCTGGCTGAAGGCCAGAACGTAGAGTTCGAAATCCAAGACGGCCAGAAAGGCCCGTCAGCAGTTAACGTAACTGCAATCTAA
- the mntP gene encoding manganese efflux pump MntP codes for MNLSATLILAFGMSMDAFAASIGKGASLHRPCFREAFRTGFIFGVIEAITPLIGWYMGLFASQYIMQWSQWVAFTLLCILGTRMIIEGLKNKPEDNLTTATRHGFWILAATAIGTSLDALAIGVGLAFLEVNIILTALLIGMATMVMSTLGIMVGRFIGPLLGKWAEVLGGAVLIGIGSSILLEHLGYLR; via the coding sequence GTGAACTTATCCGCTACGCTTATTCTTGCATTTGGCATGTCCATGGACGCCTTCGCCGCATCAATTGGCAAAGGCGCCAGCCTTCATCGTCCTTGCTTTCGCGAGGCCTTCCGCACGGGTTTTATTTTCGGTGTCATAGAAGCCATAACGCCACTGATTGGCTGGTATATGGGCTTATTTGCCAGCCAGTACATCATGCAGTGGAGCCAGTGGGTCGCGTTTACCCTGCTGTGTATTCTGGGCACACGCATGATCATCGAAGGGCTAAAAAATAAGCCGGAAGATAACCTGACAACGGCAACCCGTCACGGGTTCTGGATCCTGGCTGCAACGGCTATCGGCACCAGTCTGGATGCTCTGGCGATCGGCGTCGGTTTAGCTTTTCTTGAAGTGAACATCATCCTTACCGCGCTGCTCATCGGTATGGCGACCATGGTGATGTCAACGCTCGGGATAATGGTCGGGCGTTTTATCGGCCCGCTGTTAGGCAAATGGGCCGAAGTTTTAGGAGGTGCGGTTCTGATAGGAATTGGGTCGAGCATCCTGCTGGAGCATCTGGGTTATTTACGCTGA
- the pgeF gene encoding peptidoglycan editing factor PgeF yields the protein MSDHSALLSQIPGIVHGFGDKQALLPEHLQSYEATCPGKKQVHGTRIVDVTVAGQECGEADGFITAMPGILLAVFTADCLPVIFCRKDGREVAAVHAGWRGLIDGILEQMAQRINQSGDTSDWFVSVGPSAGACCYEVSQELIDTFLQRLDLPPALISPSHRHLDLVAIAEAKLRALGFAGVDRAGRCTICSPDAAGTGFRYTSFRRNSHQRAQDPTHPGISGRNQQSGIMIL from the coding sequence ATGAGTGACCACTCAGCTTTACTCAGTCAAATCCCCGGTATTGTGCATGGCTTCGGCGATAAACAGGCGTTGCTGCCTGAACATCTGCAAAGCTATGAAGCGACCTGTCCCGGAAAAAAACAGGTACACGGCACACGGATTGTCGATGTGACAGTCGCAGGCCAGGAATGCGGTGAGGCGGATGGCTTCATCACCGCTATGCCGGGCATTCTTCTTGCCGTTTTCACTGCAGACTGCTTACCGGTAATTTTCTGTCGCAAAGATGGCAGAGAAGTTGCGGCAGTGCACGCAGGCTGGCGCGGGCTGATTGACGGCATTCTGGAGCAAATGGCACAGCGGATTAATCAGTCGGGTGATACTTCTGACTGGTTTGTGTCTGTCGGCCCGTCCGCAGGAGCCTGCTGTTATGAAGTCAGTCAGGAACTGATTGATACTTTTCTGCAACGTCTCGATTTACCCCCTGCACTCATCTCACCAAGCCACCGCCATCTTGATCTGGTTGCCATTGCTGAAGCCAAATTGCGGGCGTTAGGATTTGCAGGCGTTGATCGCGCAGGCCGTTGCACGATTTGCTCGCCCGATGCAGCCGGAACCGGATTCAGGTACACGAGTTTTCGCCGTAACAGCCATCAGCGGGCGCAGGACCCGACACACCCGGGTATCAGCGGACGTAACCAGCAATCAGGGATCATGATCCTCTGA
- a CDS encoding DUF2627 domain-containing protein has translation MCGIFSIEVLSKDVHVEYRFSADSNLSASSSNDSSLSM, from the coding sequence ATGTGTGGCATTTTCAGTATAGAAGTTCTGAGTAAAGACGTTCACGTTGAATACCGCTTCTCTGCCGATTCTAATCTTAGTGCCTCAAGCAGTAACGACTCTAGTTTGTCTATGTAA